TCTTTTGTTGCAGTTTGATCATTATTAGTTGCAGGCGGCGCTATTGTTGTTGTATCGTCCGGATTCATATTGCCCGGAGACATGTCTGCTAAAGAAGGTGCTGTTAATGCAGCATCCAGCGCAGATTTTCTACGCCAGTTATCGGAATTGGCCCGTTTGCCCCATTTGGTTTTAAAATCGGCATTTCCTTTTGTGCGTAATGATGAGTTATAAAAATACCATTCACCTTTTGTATTCTCCGTAAATAAAGGTGTTTGCGTTTGTGAAGCAAAAGGATTAATATCAACCAAGCCGGCATCATTGCCATCATCCGAAATTTTATCTCCCTGCGCTTTCATTAATTTCCTGGAAAGTTTTTTTACATACGCCTCTCTATCTGGCTGCGGCATTGCGGCAATTCTCTGCAAGCTATCCTCCCGCTCAATTATGGTAAGCTTTTCAACGATCTTAGCTAAAACGGTTCTTCTCTTTTGTATTTCCGGAAGTTTATCTGTTAATGATGTATCATCCGATTTTAAGCTATCGTAATTGGAAAATGCCGTCCTGTAATCTTTTTGATTGAACGCTATTTCTGCCAGCTGTAAAAAAGCTTTGTTCTTATAACTTACATTTGCTTCGTTATATTTTACACTTTCTTTATAATAACCGATCGCTTCGTTCGTATCAGGTTTTTGCATGGCTAATTGCCCTGCGGAATAATATAAAATATCACGATAACTTTCGAACCTGTCTTTTTTAGCCATGCTTACCAGGTTCTTAATGCTTTTATCCAACTCGGCAGAATCGGTGCTACGCATCATTTTCGCATTGTTCAACTGTGCATGAATATCCATTAATGGACTTGCCGTTTGCTTGGAGGCCTTTTCATAATATTCAGAAGCTTTTCCAAACTGGTGCGTCATTTCATATAACTGTGCCAGTAAAAACTCCCATCTTGCTTTATATTCTAAGTCAGGTGCATTGGTCAATGCCTTTTCTAAGTGGGCGGCTGCACTGTCGTAGATCTGTTGTTGAAAAAACCAGTAAGCAGTAACTTCTTCAAGGTCATCATGCAAACGTAAAGGAAGGTTTGGATCGGCATGTAATGTATTGATCAATCCTGCGGCATCTCCAAATTCTTTCTGCTCTACCTGGGTTCTTACCATCCAGATCAATGCATCGTTTCTACTTGGCGGCAATGAAGTTAATTTTTCAAGAATATTCCTTTTTTCTTTGTTGGCAATACTGATGGTGCTATTGGCAGCAGCAGCATTGGTACCCACTACCCGTTCGTCATCCTCTCCTTTTTCTCGCGGAAATAAATTATAATTAATGAATTGAAAAGTTGCTGCAGCTGAATCAAAATCTTTTCGGAAAAAATACGCTTTGCCAATTAGGAAATACATATTATCGATCCAGTCATTTCTTAGATCGTGTAATAGAATACCGGCGGTGCTTTTAATGATCACCGAATCCAGGTCTGTTTTTTGCGCAGCAGTGTTATCTAATGAGTAAGGATAAAAAGTAAGCAGCTTGGTATAATCATCTTTATTCGCCATTATCGCTTTTTCAACAACGGCATTTACTTTATTATTAGCGTTATAATAATAGTTGTAATGCGTAATTAAGTTTTGCTTGAATTTTCTAAAAGTGGTGAATTTTTTTTCTGTAGAAGTTTCGGAACCTAATTTCCTGTCTTCAAACTGTGTAGGTTTTTTTTCTACACTATCCCGCAGGCGAATGCTCCAGATAGGTTGCGCACAAATGCTGCCGGCAAACAAAATAAATAAACAGGATAAAAAGAATATAATGGAGATACGCTTTTGCATGTATCGTAAACGGTTAGAAAAAATACGGCTCAATATCGGTTATTTTTGCCAATTAATGGATATATAGTGCCCCGAGTTTATTAATTTTAACACCGATAAATTTATTATGGCAAAAATTGATGCCGATAGCACGCTAAAACGCCTTCGAAATCGTTACCGTTTAGTAGTAATGAACGAAGATACGTATGAAGAAGTGGTCAAGTTCCGGTTAAGCCG
The Ferruginibacter albus DNA segment above includes these coding regions:
- the porW gene encoding type IX secretion system periplasmic lipoprotein PorW/SprE, which codes for MQKRISIIFFLSCLFILFAGSICAQPIWSIRLRDSVEKKPTQFEDRKLGSETSTEKKFTTFRKFKQNLITHYNYYYNANNKVNAVVEKAIMANKDDYTKLLTFYPYSLDNTAAQKTDLDSVIIKSTAGILLHDLRNDWIDNMYFLIGKAYFFRKDFDSAAATFQFINYNLFPREKGEDDERVVGTNAAAANSTISIANKEKRNILEKLTSLPPSRNDALIWMVRTQVEQKEFGDAAGLINTLHADPNLPLRLHDDLEEVTAYWFFQQQIYDSAAAHLEKALTNAPDLEYKARWEFLLAQLYEMTHQFGKASEYYEKASKQTASPLMDIHAQLNNAKMMRSTDSAELDKSIKNLVSMAKKDRFESYRDILYYSAGQLAMQKPDTNEAIGYYKESVKYNEANVSYKNKAFLQLAEIAFNQKDYRTAFSNYDSLKSDDTSLTDKLPEIQKRRTVLAKIVEKLTIIEREDSLQRIAAMPQPDREAYVKKLSRKLMKAQGDKISDDGNDAGLVDINPFASQTQTPLFTENTKGEWYFYNSSLRTKGNADFKTKWGKRANSDNWRRKSALDAALTAPSLADMSPGNMNPDDTTTIAPPATNNDQTATKEPATAADQPNDFTFVGIMSELPLTSEKLAKSNSLVAVNLFSLGKIYQNDLEDYQQAVNTYEESLSRFPDSLYNGELYLNLYYCYTRLGNTAKADYYKNLLNSKFADSHSAQLLNNPIAFKADKKDPVVTKKYEDIYTLMIEGDFDKAIEKKKKADSLYGNNYWSPQLLYIESMYYVKVCNDDSSAKVELNNLVKLYPQSPMKPKAENLLNALNKRKEIEAYLKNLQVTRAKDDDVVIIEDEPAKITAPIKAAPVTVDSSKLKTQPVVDTAKKILPVTAPVTIKQDSVKKIVPPPVVKTDSVKKILPPAVKVVNGYSFDSTQTTNVIMQLDKVDPTFVNEAVNALNRYNAEKYSGQSYIIRKAPFDGGQTLLVVTMFTNTDAAMDYINRLKKAAQIEISWLPANKYSFYIISEDNLQLLKTNKDIPGYKNALKSIYPGKF